In one Streptomyces venezuelae genomic region, the following are encoded:
- a CDS encoding Gfo/Idh/MocA family protein, which translates to MSELLGVAVLGAGHMGADHVRRIGGTVGGARVVAVADPDTARAEAAVAGRAGVSVHREAQDALRAPGVEAVLVASPEAAHEEALLAACALGLPVLCEKPLTPDSASALRVVEAEARLGRRLIQVGFMRRYDTEYAALKSLLDSGDLGRPLLLHCRHRNVSSPAHFTSSMLISSSVSHEIDATRWLLGQEITAVTVVRPRPSAGAPQGLLDPQLVLFETSGGAVVDVEIFVNSGFGYEVRCEAVCERGSAQIGDAHTMVVRTPGRAYEDVAQDYLVRFADAYDREVRAWVAAAREGGVTGPSAWDGYAAAAVAEAGVTALRTGARADVELAERPALYG; encoded by the coding sequence GTGAGTGAGCTGCTGGGGGTGGCCGTGCTGGGGGCGGGCCACATGGGCGCCGACCACGTGCGGCGGATCGGTGGGACGGTGGGCGGGGCCCGCGTGGTGGCGGTCGCGGACCCCGACACGGCGCGGGCCGAGGCGGCGGTGGCGGGGCGCGCGGGGGTGTCCGTCCACCGGGAGGCGCAGGACGCGCTGCGTGCGCCGGGGGTGGAGGCGGTCCTGGTGGCCTCGCCGGAGGCCGCGCACGAGGAGGCCCTGCTCGCGGCCTGCGCGCTGGGTCTCCCGGTCCTCTGCGAGAAGCCGCTGACCCCCGATTCCGCGTCGGCCCTGAGGGTGGTGGAGGCAGAGGCACGCCTCGGGCGCAGGCTGATCCAGGTGGGGTTCATGCGCCGGTACGACACGGAGTACGCGGCGCTGAAATCGCTCCTCGACTCCGGGGACCTGGGCCGCCCCCTGCTGCTGCACTGCCGCCACCGGAACGTGTCGTCGCCCGCCCATTTCACGTCGTCGATGCTGATCAGCAGCTCCGTCTCCCATGAGATCGACGCGACGCGGTGGCTGCTGGGGCAGGAGATCACGGCGGTGACGGTGGTACGGCCGAGGCCGTCGGCGGGCGCGCCCCAGGGCCTGCTCGATCCGCAGCTGGTGCTCTTCGAGACGTCCGGGGGCGCGGTCGTCGACGTGGAGATCTTCGTCAACAGCGGATTCGGCTACGAGGTGCGGTGCGAGGCGGTCTGCGAACGGGGCAGCGCCCAGATCGGGGACGCGCACACGATGGTCGTCAGGACGCCGGGCCGCGCGTACGAGGACGTGGCCCAGGACTACCTGGTGCGGTTCGCCGACGCGTACGACCGGGAGGTACGGGCATGGGTGGCCGCCGCCCGCGAGGGCGGGGTCACGGGGCCGAGCGCGTGGGACGGGTACGCGGCGGCTGCCGTCGCCGAGGCGGGGGTCACCGCGCTGCGGACCGGGGCGCGTGCGGACGTGGAGCTGGCCGAGCGGCCCGCGCTGTACGGCTGA
- a CDS encoding SsgA family sporulation/cell division regulator has translation MAVTLEQPARARLITPEGRERALPVVLRYSAEDPLAIQMIFPSQASLDGAEVTWIFARQLLEEGMSAPAGSGDVHIWPCGRARTVLEFHSHQGLALVQFDKMVLRRFLVRSYAVVPAGGEGEGLDLDQGLSRLLGGV, from the coding sequence ATGGCCGTCACCCTCGAACAGCCCGCACGTGCCCGTCTCATCACCCCCGAGGGTCGCGAACGCGCTCTGCCCGTCGTCCTGCGCTACTCGGCGGAGGACCCCCTGGCCATCCAGATGATCTTCCCTTCGCAGGCTTCGCTCGACGGTGCGGAGGTCACGTGGATCTTCGCCAGGCAGCTCCTGGAGGAGGGGATGAGTGCGCCGGCGGGCAGCGGTGACGTGCACATCTGGCCGTGCGGGCGGGCCCGGACGGTCCTCGAGTTCCACTCGCACCAAGGGCTGGCCCTGGTGCAGTTCGACAAGATGGTGCTGCGCAGGTTCCTGGTGCGGTCGTACGCCGTCGTGCCCGCGGGCGGCGAGGGGGAGGGCCTGGACCTCGACCAGGGACTCTCGCGCCTGCTCGGCGGTGTCTGA
- a CDS encoding ABC transporter permease: MRTLAAQTLLPVNTALAVSLLVLLLAAATAAAVFRLAPDGSHGRAREIVIAGVRATAQLAAASLVIAWVVHHTAALYAFLLLMFAVATRTAGRRVTTNSTWWWAALPVAGPVVPIVAGLTLAGLLPVRGVAMIPVTGILIGGALTATVLAGRRALDELHTRYGEFEAGIALGLPDHDARIEVIRPAASDALLPGLDQTRTVGLVTLPGAFVGMLLGGASPAMAGAVQLFVLIALMAVQAIAVALTVELVAHGRLHRTPPTPPAPSTPSAPSGPSAPSRGSPPQPR; the protein is encoded by the coding sequence GTGCGCACCCTCGCCGCCCAGACCCTGCTGCCGGTCAACACGGCGCTCGCCGTCTCCCTGCTCGTGCTGCTGCTGGCCGCCGCGACGGCGGCAGCCGTCTTCCGGCTCGCCCCGGACGGCTCGCACGGCCGGGCGCGGGAGATCGTGATCGCGGGCGTCCGCGCAACCGCGCAGCTGGCGGCCGCGTCCCTCGTCATCGCCTGGGTCGTGCACCACACGGCCGCCCTCTACGCCTTCCTCCTCCTCATGTTCGCGGTGGCCACCCGCACGGCAGGCCGGCGCGTCACGACGAACTCCACCTGGTGGTGGGCGGCCCTGCCCGTCGCGGGACCCGTCGTCCCGATCGTCGCCGGACTCACCCTCGCGGGCCTGCTCCCGGTGCGGGGCGTCGCCATGATCCCCGTGACCGGCATCCTCATCGGCGGCGCGCTCACCGCGACGGTCCTCGCGGGCCGCCGCGCGCTCGACGAACTGCACACGCGGTACGGCGAGTTCGAGGCCGGCATCGCCCTCGGCCTGCCCGACCACGACGCACGCATCGAGGTGATCCGCCCCGCCGCGTCGGACGCGCTGCTGCCCGGCCTCGACCAGACCCGCACGGTGGGCCTGGTCACCCTGCCCGGCGCGTTCGTCGGCATGCTCCTGGGCGGCGCGTCCCCGGCGATGGCCGGGGCGGTGCAGCTCTTCGTGCTCATCGCCCTGATGGCGGTCCAGGCGATCGCGGTGGCACTGACGGTGGAACTGGTCGCGCACGGCCGCCTGCACAGAACGCCCCCTACGCCCCCTGCTCCCTCCACTCCCTCTGCTCCCTCTGGTCCCTCCGCTCCTTCGCGAGGAAGCCCGCCGCAGCCGCGGTGA
- a CDS encoding sigma factor, whose translation MTDVPADVPSGISAEPAVTPARVPTTGDYTRVFEAHQSRLLAYARSLTGNAWLADDLVAEAHFRVWRRLSAGHEIENVPAYLMTTVRHLAATVGRGAAGRETPRDPQAPESLRAMGVEDSPFGGNGTEPDPAVRVSSVDLLTRVLGQLPERWVQALWLAEAEGQPLDTIGRRIGAGRGATAVLLHRAREGMRQAFLRAHPGTPENPSCEGHWDRMPAHVRGEASPRQSERLLSHLAGCTDCRARLALLTRANDRLPALTGPALLIFVLGGSGKFLVPMVAVGAGAGSGSGAGAGPAVHGGASALRHGVRHVLTGGGKLSVAASGAIGVTVAGVVVAAGLALTGGTSQSAAPEPQAAPAETALPHRPAPPWQAAPEGKGEETSGESGGGGDAGGSRGTGESDGSRDADASDGSRDAGAADGSRDAGAADGLGDTGESEGSHQADGSDRTRDSAGSDASADRQETQDPSSPPRTTADQSAGPGQPRPQTPDRPAPTRPAPDGEATPTPQEPITPRPTPPPVPPTPTPTPTPTHPPLPTPTPTPTPTEPRPPVDPTPVDPHPSDPDSVCEPWIGPIHICHRP comes from the coding sequence ATGACCGACGTCCCTGCCGACGTCCCCTCGGGCATATCCGCGGAGCCTGCCGTCACGCCCGCCCGGGTGCCCACCACAGGCGATTACACGCGTGTCTTCGAGGCACATCAGTCACGCCTGTTGGCGTACGCGCGCTCGCTCACCGGCAACGCCTGGCTCGCGGACGATCTCGTCGCGGAGGCGCACTTCCGGGTGTGGCGGCGGCTGTCCGCCGGGCACGAGATCGAGAACGTACCCGCGTATCTGATGACGACCGTGCGACATCTGGCGGCGACGGTCGGCCGTGGCGCCGCGGGCCGGGAGACACCGCGCGACCCGCAGGCACCGGAGTCCCTCCGCGCGATGGGTGTGGAGGACTCCCCCTTCGGCGGGAACGGCACGGAACCGGATCCTGCCGTGCGCGTCTCTTCCGTCGACCTGCTGACCCGCGTCCTCGGGCAGCTGCCCGAACGGTGGGTGCAGGCGCTGTGGCTCGCGGAGGCCGAGGGGCAGCCGCTCGACACGATCGGCCGACGCATCGGCGCCGGGCGAGGTGCGACGGCCGTACTGCTGCACCGGGCGCGCGAGGGCATGCGTCAGGCGTTCCTCCGCGCGCACCCGGGAACCCCGGAGAACCCCTCGTGCGAGGGCCACTGGGACCGCATGCCCGCTCACGTCCGGGGCGAGGCGTCACCGCGCCAGTCGGAGCGGCTCCTGTCCCACCTGGCCGGATGCACGGACTGCCGCGCCCGCCTCGCCCTGCTGACCCGCGCGAACGACCGCCTCCCGGCGCTCACGGGCCCCGCTCTTCTGATCTTCGTCCTCGGCGGTTCGGGGAAGTTCCTCGTTCCGATGGTGGCTGTGGGCGCGGGGGCCGGGTCGGGGTCCGGCGCGGGGGCCGGGCCTGCGGTTCACGGAGGCGCCAGTGCGCTGCGACACGGGGTACGGCACGTCCTCACCGGCGGCGGGAAGCTGTCGGTCGCGGCATCCGGAGCGATCGGAGTGACCGTGGCGGGGGTCGTGGTCGCGGCGGGTCTGGCCCTGACCGGCGGAACGAGCCAGTCGGCGGCGCCGGAACCCCAGGCCGCGCCGGCGGAGACCGCCCTGCCTCATCGGCCGGCCCCGCCGTGGCAGGCAGCGCCGGAGGGGAAGGGCGAGGAAACGTCGGGCGAGTCGGGTGGTGGGGGCGATGCGGGCGGCTCGCGCGGCACGGGTGAGTCAGACGGCTCGCGCGATGCAGACGCGTCGGACGGTTCGCGCGATGCGGGTGCGGCGGACGGCTCACGCGATGCGGGTGCGGCGGACGGTTTGGGCGATACGGGTGAGTCGGAAGGTTCTCATCAGGCGGACGGCTCGGACCGCACCCGTGATTCGGCCGGCTCGGACGCCTCTGCCGACCGGCAGGAGACGCAGGACCCGTCCTCGCCTCCCCGCACGACAGCCGACCAGTCGGCGGGTCCGGGCCAGCCCCGGCCCCAGACCCCCGACCGCCCCGCACCCACCCGCCCCGCACCGGACGGCGAAGCGACCCCCACCCCACAGGAGCCGATCACTCCCCGGCCCACGCCCCCTCCAGTCCCACCCACACCCACGCCAACGCCGACACCGACACATCCACCCCTGCCGACCCCCACCCCCACTCCCACCCCCACCGAACCCCGGCCGCCAGTGGACCCCACACCCGTAGACCCCCACCCCAGCGACCCGGACTCCGTCTGCGAGCCCTGGATCGGCCCGATCCACATCTGCCACCGGCCCTGA
- a CDS encoding glutathione peroxidase, translating to MSVYEAVEIENLQGGPADLRQYEGKAVLVVNVASKCGLTPQYAGLERLHEQYAARGFSVLGVPCNQFMGQEPGTSDEIAEFCSATYGVTFPMTEKVDVNGENRHPLYARLVDTADAEGHTGDIRWNFEKFLVDPSGNVVARFSPQTEPDAPELVGAIEKHLPA from the coding sequence ATGTCTGTCTACGAAGCGGTGGAAATCGAAAACCTGCAGGGCGGCCCCGCCGACCTGCGTCAGTACGAGGGCAAGGCCGTGCTGGTCGTCAACGTGGCGTCCAAGTGCGGGCTCACCCCGCAGTACGCGGGCCTGGAGCGCCTCCACGAGCAGTACGCGGCGCGTGGCTTCAGCGTGCTCGGTGTGCCCTGCAATCAGTTCATGGGCCAGGAGCCCGGCACGTCGGACGAGATCGCCGAATTCTGCTCGGCGACGTACGGCGTGACCTTCCCGATGACGGAGAAGGTCGACGTCAACGGCGAGAACCGGCACCCGCTGTACGCGCGGCTCGTCGACACGGCGGACGCGGAGGGGCACACCGGCGACATCAGGTGGAACTTCGAGAAGTTCCTCGTCGATCCGTCCGGCAACGTCGTGGCCCGCTTCTCGCCGCAGACCGAACCCGACGCCCCCGAGCTCGTCGGCGCCATCGAGAAGCACCTGCCCGCCTGA
- a CDS encoding D-alanyl-D-alanine carboxypeptidase family protein translates to MVIRYLSRPSSFRTVALALGALVLLSSPAAATEAPAEPAPPRPVPAYSSALLDRPGTQVRLGPGAPAAPAGVSALAWVVADAHTGEVLGARNAHRKLPPASTLKSLFALATLPRLDADTRHVVAQHELDRVGEGSSMVGVAEGRAYRVADLWRGVFLSSGNDAVHVLAGLNGGLRKTVQEMRAKARELGARDTHVVSPDGYDADGQVSSAYDLAVFGRAGLADPEFARYCSTRVAQFPAGGWSYPIQNTNRLLTGADGVTAYPGLLGVKNGYTSHAGSTLISAAQRGGRTLVVTVMNPQTGGGRAVYEEARSLLDWGFAAAGKVQPVGSLVPPEESRPAPSPAHAGGQTDLAVQPDDSEWPAVLLVAAGSAVILAGCVMAVRRRRATVARRRDARRVIE, encoded by the coding sequence ATGGTCATCAGGTACCTTTCGCGCCCCTCCTCCTTCCGCACCGTGGCTCTCGCCCTCGGTGCTCTGGTCCTCCTGTCCTCACCTGCCGCCGCCACCGAGGCTCCGGCCGAACCCGCGCCGCCGCGGCCCGTCCCCGCGTACTCGTCGGCCCTCCTCGACCGGCCGGGCACCCAGGTCCGGCTCGGCCCCGGCGCCCCCGCCGCCCCCGCCGGTGTGTCCGCGCTCGCCTGGGTGGTGGCCGACGCCCACACGGGCGAGGTGCTCGGCGCGCGGAACGCGCACCGCAAGCTGCCGCCCGCCTCGACGCTCAAGTCGCTCTTCGCCCTGGCGACGCTCCCCCGCCTCGACGCCGACACGCGGCACGTGGTCGCGCAGCACGAGCTCGACCGGGTCGGCGAGGGCAGCAGCATGGTGGGGGTCGCGGAAGGGCGCGCCTACCGGGTCGCCGACCTGTGGCGGGGCGTGTTCCTCAGCTCGGGGAACGACGCCGTCCATGTCCTGGCGGGGCTCAACGGCGGTCTGCGCAAGACCGTTCAGGAGATGCGCGCCAAGGCCCGCGAGCTGGGCGCGCGCGACACCCATGTCGTGTCGCCCGACGGCTATGACGCCGACGGACAGGTCTCGTCGGCGTACGACCTCGCGGTCTTCGGCAGGGCCGGGCTCGCGGACCCGGAGTTCGCCCGGTACTGCTCGACCCGGGTCGCCCAGTTCCCCGCGGGCGGCTGGTCGTACCCCATCCAGAACACCAACCGGCTGCTGACCGGCGCCGACGGCGTGACGGCCTACCCGGGGCTCCTCGGCGTCAAGAACGGCTACACCAGCCATGCGGGCTCGACCCTCATCAGCGCGGCCCAGCGCGGCGGGCGCACGCTCGTCGTGACGGTGATGAACCCGCAGACGGGTGGTGGCCGGGCCGTGTACGAGGAGGCGCGGTCGCTGCTCGACTGGGGGTTCGCGGCGGCCGGGAAGGTGCAGCCGGTGGGCTCGCTGGTGCCGCCGGAGGAGAGCCGCCCGGCTCCCAGCCCCGCGCACGCGGGCGGGCAGACCGACCTGGCCGTGCAGCCCGACGACTCCGAATGGCCGGCGGTGCTGCTGGTCGCCGCGGGCTCGGCCGTCATCCTGGCGGGCTGCGTCATGGCCGTCCGGCGGCGGAGGGCTACGGTGGCCCGACGCAGGGACGCACGACGCGTCATCGAATGA